A window of the Streptomyces sp. Ag109_O5-10 genome harbors these coding sequences:
- a CDS encoding response regulator transcription factor has translation MSIKVMVVDDHPMWRDAVARDLTESGFEVVATAGDGEQAVRRAKAAAPDVLVLDLNLPAKPGVQVCKELVGHNPALRVLVLSASGEHADVLEAVKSGATGYLLKSASTEELLDAVRRTAVGDPVFTPGLAGLVLGEYRRLASEPAPEADPDRPDAPRLTDRETEVLRLVAKGLSYKQIAERLVISHRTVQNHVQNTLGKLQLHNRVELVRYAIEAGLDDD, from the coding sequence ATGAGCATCAAGGTCATGGTGGTCGACGACCACCCCATGTGGCGGGACGCGGTCGCCCGGGACCTGACCGAGTCCGGTTTCGAGGTGGTCGCCACCGCCGGGGACGGCGAACAGGCGGTGCGCCGCGCCAAGGCCGCCGCGCCCGACGTCCTCGTCCTGGACCTCAACCTGCCGGCCAAGCCGGGCGTCCAGGTCTGCAAGGAACTCGTCGGCCACAACCCGGCGTTGCGGGTCCTGGTGCTCTCCGCGAGTGGCGAGCACGCCGACGTCCTGGAGGCGGTGAAGTCCGGCGCGACGGGCTACCTGCTCAAGTCGGCCTCGACGGAGGAACTCCTCGACGCGGTCCGCCGTACCGCGGTCGGCGACCCGGTGTTCACACCCGGCCTCGCCGGACTGGTCCTCGGCGAGTACCGCCGGCTGGCCTCCGAGCCCGCCCCGGAAGCGGACCCCGACCGGCCCGACGCGCCCCGGCTCACCGACCGGGAGACCGAGGTGCTGCGGCTGGTCGCCAAGGGCCTGAGCTACAAGCAGATCGCCGAGCGCCTGGTCATCTCCCACCGCACCGTCCAGAACCACGTCCAGAACACCCTGGGCAAGCTGCAGCTGCACAACAGGGTGGAGCTGGTGCGGTACGCGATAGAGGCGGGGCTCGACGACGACTGA
- a CDS encoding 6-phosphofructokinase, translating into MRVGVLTGGGDCPGLNAVIRGIVRKGVQEYGYDFVGFRDGWRGPLEGDTVRLDIPAVRGILPRGGTILGSSRTNPLKQENGIRRIKDNLAKLEVDALIAIGGEDTLGVAARLTDEYGVPVVGVPKTIDNDLSATDYTFGFDTAVGIATEAIDRLHTTAESHMRVLVCEVMGRHAGWIAIHSGLAGGANVILIPEQRFDVDQVCAWVTSRFKASYAPIVVVAEGAMPKDGEMVLKDGTLDSFGHVRLSGVGEWLAKEIEKRTGKEARTTVLGHIQRGGTPSAFDRWLATRFGLHAVEAVRDGDFGKMVALRGTDVVRVPIAEATAKLKTVDLKLYEEVGVFFG; encoded by the coding sequence ATGCGGGTCGGAGTACTGACCGGAGGCGGCGACTGCCCCGGGCTCAACGCGGTCATCCGGGGCATCGTCCGCAAGGGCGTGCAGGAGTACGGCTACGACTTCGTCGGCTTCCGGGACGGCTGGCGCGGGCCCCTCGAAGGCGACACCGTCCGCCTCGACATCCCCGCCGTACGCGGCATCCTGCCCCGCGGCGGCACCATCCTCGGCTCCTCGCGGACCAATCCGCTCAAGCAGGAGAACGGCATCCGCCGGATCAAGGACAACCTCGCCAAGCTGGAGGTCGACGCGCTGATCGCGATCGGCGGCGAGGACACCCTCGGCGTCGCCGCCCGTCTCACCGACGAGTACGGCGTGCCCGTCGTCGGCGTGCCGAAGACCATCGACAACGACCTGTCCGCCACCGACTACACCTTCGGCTTCGACACCGCGGTCGGCATCGCCACCGAGGCCATCGACCGGCTGCACACCACCGCCGAGTCCCACATGCGGGTCCTGGTCTGCGAGGTGATGGGCCGGCACGCCGGCTGGATCGCCATCCACTCCGGTCTCGCCGGCGGCGCCAACGTCATCCTCATTCCGGAACAGCGCTTCGACGTGGACCAGGTGTGCGCCTGGGTCACGTCCCGCTTCAAGGCCTCGTACGCCCCGATCGTGGTCGTCGCCGAGGGCGCCATGCCCAAGGACGGCGAGATGGTCCTCAAGGACGGCACGCTGGACTCCTTCGGGCACGTCCGGCTCTCCGGGGTCGGCGAGTGGCTGGCCAAGGAGATCGAGAAGCGCACCGGCAAGGAGGCCCGGACCACCGTCCTCGGGCACATCCAGCGCGGCGGCACGCCCAGCGCCTTCGACCGCTGGCTGGCCACCCGCTTCGGCCTGCACGCCGTCGAGGCCGTCCGCGACGGCGACTTCGGCAAGATGGTCGCGCTGCGCGGCACCGACGTCGTCCGGGTCCCGATCGCCGAGGCCACGGCCAAGCTGAAGACCGTCGACCTGAAGCTGTACGAGGAGGTCGGGGTGTTCTTCGGCTGA
- a CDS encoding anthranilate synthase family protein, whose protein sequence is MDLTQLLHDDRPFALLRRRTPGHDESTVELLLGPVTARDRLADLPEEGLALIPYRQIRERGFDVRDDGTPLLVLTPTVVCHIPLDEALATLPSHDVRVGSGAFDVDDDAYAEIVGRVLREEIGRGEGANFVIRRTYEGEIPGFGRADALALFRRLLEGERGAYWTFVVHTGDRTLVGASPEVHVRMSGGTVVMNPISGTYRYPAEGPTPEHLLDFLADGKEIEELSMVVDEELKMMCTVGDMGGVVVGPRLKEMAHLAHTEYELRGRSSLDVREVLRETMFAATVTGSPVQNACRVIERHEVGGRGYYAGALALLGRDSGGAQTLDSPILIRTADIGADGRLRVPVGATLVRGSDPVSEVAETHAKAAGVLAALGVRPSRPRAEAARSRLADDPRVRAALDGRRASLAPFWLRMQERTGELAGHALVVDGEDTFTAMLAHVLRAGGLDVTVRRYDEPGLRAAALAHQGPLVLGPGPGDPSDLDDPKMRFLRELAAAVIREHRHGVLGVCLGHELIAAELGLEIVRKEVPHQGAQTTVDLFGRPETVGFYNSFVARCDDEAARELAAHGIEVSRADNGEVHAVRGPGFAGVQFHPESVLTLNGAAIVRELVAQLRGTGTVRA, encoded by the coding sequence ATGGACCTGACCCAGTTGCTCCACGACGACCGCCCCTTCGCCCTGCTCCGCCGCCGCACCCCCGGCCACGACGAGAGCACGGTGGAACTCCTGCTGGGCCCGGTCACCGCCCGTGACCGCCTCGCCGACCTGCCCGAGGAGGGGCTGGCCCTGATCCCGTACCGGCAGATCCGGGAAAGGGGGTTCGACGTGCGGGACGACGGGACGCCGCTGCTGGTGCTGACCCCGACAGTGGTATGTCACATTCCACTCGACGAGGCCCTCGCCACCCTCCCCTCCCACGACGTCCGGGTCGGCTCCGGCGCCTTCGACGTCGACGACGACGCGTACGCCGAGATCGTCGGCCGGGTGCTGCGCGAGGAGATCGGCCGGGGCGAGGGCGCGAACTTCGTGATCCGGCGGACGTACGAGGGTGAGATCCCGGGGTTCGGCCGCGCCGACGCGCTGGCCCTGTTCCGGCGGCTCCTGGAGGGCGAGCGCGGCGCGTACTGGACGTTCGTCGTGCACACCGGGGACCGGACACTGGTCGGCGCGAGCCCCGAGGTGCACGTGCGGATGTCCGGCGGCACGGTGGTCATGAACCCGATCAGCGGCACGTACCGCTATCCCGCCGAGGGCCCCACCCCCGAGCACCTGCTCGATTTCCTCGCCGACGGCAAGGAGATCGAGGAGCTGTCGATGGTCGTCGACGAGGAGCTCAAGATGATGTGCACGGTGGGCGACATGGGCGGTGTGGTCGTCGGACCGCGGCTGAAGGAGATGGCGCACCTCGCGCACACCGAGTACGAGCTGCGCGGCCGGTCCTCGCTGGACGTGCGGGAGGTCCTCAGGGAGACCATGTTCGCGGCGACCGTCACGGGGTCGCCGGTGCAGAACGCCTGCCGGGTGATCGAGCGGCACGAGGTGGGCGGCCGCGGCTACTACGCGGGGGCCCTGGCCCTGCTGGGGCGTGACTCCGGCGGTGCGCAGACCCTCGACTCCCCCATCCTGATCCGCACCGCGGACATCGGCGCGGACGGCCGGCTGCGGGTCCCCGTCGGCGCCACCCTGGTCCGCGGCTCGGACCCGGTGAGCGAGGTCGCGGAGACGCACGCGAAGGCGGCGGGGGTGCTGGCGGCGCTCGGGGTACGGCCGTCCCGGCCGCGTGCCGAGGCGGCGCGCTCCCGGCTCGCCGACGACCCCCGGGTGCGGGCCGCGCTGGACGGGCGGCGGGCCTCCCTGGCGCCGTTCTGGCTGCGGATGCAGGAGCGGACCGGCGAGCTGGCCGGGCACGCGCTCGTGGTGGACGGCGAGGACACGTTCACGGCGATGCTCGCGCACGTGCTGCGGGCGGGCGGGCTCGACGTCACCGTGCGGCGCTACGACGAGCCGGGCCTGCGGGCGGCGGCGCTCGCGCACCAGGGCCCGCTGGTGCTGGGCCCGGGGCCCGGTGACCCGTCCGACCTGGACGATCCGAAGATGCGGTTCCTGCGGGAGCTGGCGGCGGCCGTGATCCGGGAGCACCGGCACGGGGTGCTGGGCGTCTGCCTCGGGCACGAGCTGATCGCGGCGGAGCTGGGGCTGGAGATCGTCCGCAAGGAGGTCCCCCACCAGGGGGCGCAGACCACGGTGGACCTGTTCGGGCGGCCGGAGACGGTCGGCTTCTACAACAGCTTCGTGGCCCGCTGCGACGACGAGGCGGCGCGGGAACTGGCCGCGCACGGCATCGAGGTGAGCCGTGCGGACAACGGCGAGGTGCACGCGGTGCGGGGACCTGGCTTCGCCGGGGTGCAGTTCCATCCCGAGTCGGTGCTCACGCTGAACGGGGCGGCGATCGTGCGGGAGCTGGTGGCGCAGTTGCGCGGTACCGGAACCGTTCGGGCTTGA
- a CDS encoding trp operon leader peptide has product MFAHSTQNWWWTASPAAH; this is encoded by the coding sequence ATGTTCGCGCATTCGACCCAGAACTGGTGGTGGACCGCTTCTCCGGCGGCCCACTGA
- a CDS encoding class II 3-deoxy-7-phosphoheptulonate synthase — MTVNAKTSLGAGNTWRNLPAAQQPEYPDPEALRTVVAELESYPPLVFAGECDQLRTRMAAVAKGEAFLLQGGDCAEAFDAVSADHIRNKLKTLLQMGAVLTYAASVPVVKVGRIAGQYSKPRSKPTETRDGVTLPTYRGDSVNGFDFDEASRIPDPERLKRMYNASASTLNLVRAFTTGGYADLRQVHAWNQDFVRSSPSGQRYEQLAREIDNALNFMRACGAEPEEFKTVEFFSSHEALLLDYESALTRVDSRTGKLYDVSAHMVWIGERTRQMDGAHIEFASRIRNPIGLKLGPTTTAEDALRYIDRLDPDREPGRLTFVVRMGADKVRDKLPELVEKVTASGATVAWVTDPMHGNTFEAASGHKTRRFDDVLDEVKGFFEVHKSLGTHPGGIHVELTGDDVTECVGGGDEIFVDDLHQRYETACDPRLNRSQSLDLAFLVAEMYRDQ, encoded by the coding sequence GTGACCGTGAACGCTAAGACCAGCCTCGGTGCTGGCAACACCTGGCGAAACCTGCCCGCGGCGCAGCAGCCCGAGTACCCCGACCCCGAGGCTCTGCGCACAGTCGTCGCGGAGCTGGAGTCGTATCCGCCCCTCGTCTTCGCGGGCGAGTGCGACCAGCTGCGCACCCGGATGGCGGCCGTCGCCAAGGGTGAGGCGTTCCTCCTCCAGGGCGGCGACTGCGCCGAGGCCTTCGACGCGGTGTCCGCCGACCACATCCGCAACAAGCTCAAGACCCTGCTCCAGATGGGTGCCGTACTGACGTACGCCGCGTCGGTGCCCGTGGTGAAGGTCGGGCGGATCGCCGGCCAGTACAGCAAGCCGCGCTCCAAGCCCACCGAGACCCGCGACGGCGTGACGCTGCCGACCTACCGCGGCGACTCCGTCAACGGCTTCGACTTCGACGAGGCCTCGCGGATCCCGGATCCCGAGCGGCTCAAGCGGATGTACAACGCCTCCGCCTCGACGCTGAACCTGGTGCGCGCCTTCACCACCGGCGGCTACGCGGACCTGCGCCAGGTGCACGCCTGGAACCAGGACTTCGTGAGGTCCTCCCCGTCCGGCCAGCGCTACGAGCAGCTCGCCCGCGAGATCGACAACGCGCTGAACTTCATGCGGGCCTGCGGCGCGGAGCCCGAGGAGTTCAAGACGGTCGAGTTCTTCTCCTCGCACGAGGCGCTGCTGCTGGACTACGAGTCCGCCCTGACCAGGGTCGACTCGCGGACCGGCAAGCTGTACGACGTCTCCGCGCACATGGTGTGGATCGGTGAGCGGACCCGGCAGATGGACGGGGCGCACATCGAGTTCGCGTCGAGGATCCGCAACCCGATCGGCCTCAAGCTCGGCCCGACGACGACCGCCGAGGACGCGCTGCGGTACATCGACCGTCTCGACCCGGACCGTGAGCCGGGCCGGCTGACCTTCGTCGTCCGGATGGGCGCGGACAAGGTCCGCGACAAGCTCCCCGAGCTGGTCGAGAAGGTCACCGCCTCGGGCGCGACCGTGGCCTGGGTGACCGACCCGATGCACGGCAACACCTTCGAGGCGGCCTCGGGCCACAAGACCCGCCGCTTCGACGACGTGCTCGACGAGGTCAAGGGCTTCTTCGAGGTCCACAAGTCCCTCGGCACCCACCCCGGCGGCATCCATGTCGAGCTCACCGGTGACGACGTCACCGAGTGCGTGGGCGGCGGCGACGAGATCTTCGTCGACGACCTGCACCAGCGCTACGAGACGGCCTGCGACCCGCGGCTGAACCGCAGCCAGTCCCTGGACCTGGCGTTCCTCGTCGCGGAGATGTACCGCGACCAGTAG
- a CDS encoding bacterioferritin-associated ferredoxin, with the protein MYVCSCFGVTESQVKQHAEDGACTPRQIASACKAGTDCGSCVRRIQAILGRGACPRREPADEGRLVLAALAGERPEGARGTARSAATDPRTAGDPPRPFPRSA; encoded by the coding sequence GTGTACGTCTGCAGCTGCTTCGGAGTGACCGAGTCGCAGGTCAAGCAGCACGCGGAGGACGGCGCCTGCACGCCCCGCCAGATAGCGTCCGCCTGCAAGGCCGGCACGGACTGCGGTTCGTGCGTCCGCCGCATCCAGGCGATCCTCGGCCGCGGCGCCTGCCCGCGCCGCGAGCCGGCCGACGAGGGCAGGCTGGTCCTCGCCGCCCTTGCCGGTGAGCGCCCCGAAGGGGCGCGGGGAACCGCGCGCTCGGCCGCGACGGACCCGCGGACGGCCGGCGATCCGCCTCGGCCCTTCCCGCGGAGCGCCTAG
- the bfr gene encoding bacterioferritin: MQGDPEVIEFLNEQLTGELTAINQYFLHAKMQENLGWYKLAKYTRHESFDEMKHAEVLTDRILFLEGLPNYQRLFHVRVGQTVKEMFEADRQIEVEAIDRLRRGIKVMRDKGDITSANIFEDILEDEEHHIDYLDTQLELVEKLGEALYISQIIEQPETS, translated from the coding sequence ATGCAGGGCGACCCCGAGGTCATCGAATTCCTCAACGAGCAGCTCACCGGCGAGCTCACCGCGATCAACCAGTACTTCCTGCACGCGAAGATGCAGGAGAACCTCGGCTGGTACAAGCTCGCGAAGTACACCCGGCACGAGTCGTTCGACGAGATGAAGCACGCCGAGGTGCTCACCGACCGGATCCTGTTCCTGGAGGGGCTGCCCAACTACCAGCGGCTGTTCCACGTCCGCGTGGGACAGACCGTGAAGGAGATGTTCGAGGCCGACCGGCAGATCGAGGTGGAGGCGATCGACCGCCTCAGGCGCGGGATCAAGGTGATGCGCGACAAGGGCGACATCACGTCGGCGAACATCTTCGAGGACATCCTGGAGGACGAGGAGCACCACATCGACTACCTCGACACCCAACTGGAGCTGGTGGAGAAGCTCGGCGAGGCGCTCTACATCTCGCAGATCATCGAGCAGCCCGAGACCAGCTAG
- a CDS encoding sulfite oxidase-like oxidoreductase — MGHRVESASRETAGAELPPGQRLQRGWPVTHYGPVPRFRPERWEFRIFGATADGGAHVWNHEQFTALPYATVVADLHCVTKFSMLGAEWGGIPARTVLELAPPAPEVTHVMVWAEYGFSSNLRLADFAAEGTLFATHKDGELLTAEHGFPVRLVVPHLYAWKGPKWVRGVEYMTADRRGFWEERGYHNIGDPWKEQRYSYQEEPGDGPEL, encoded by the coding sequence ATGGGTCATCGGGTGGAGAGCGCGTCTCGGGAAACCGCGGGAGCCGAGCTTCCGCCGGGACAGCGACTCCAGCGCGGCTGGCCGGTCACGCACTACGGCCCGGTCCCCAGGTTCCGGCCCGAGCGCTGGGAGTTCCGGATCTTCGGCGCCACCGCCGACGGGGGCGCGCACGTCTGGAACCACGAGCAGTTCACGGCCCTGCCGTATGCCACCGTGGTCGCCGACCTGCACTGCGTCACGAAGTTCAGCATGCTCGGCGCGGAGTGGGGCGGGATCCCGGCGCGGACCGTCCTGGAGCTCGCGCCGCCCGCTCCCGAGGTCACGCACGTGATGGTCTGGGCGGAGTACGGCTTCAGCTCCAACCTGCGCCTCGCGGACTTCGCCGCCGAGGGCACCCTCTTCGCCACCCACAAGGACGGTGAACTGCTCACCGCCGAGCACGGCTTCCCGGTCCGCCTGGTCGTCCCGCACCTGTACGCCTGGAAGGGCCCCAAGTGGGTCCGCGGCGTCGAGTACATGACCGCCGACCGCCGCGGCTTCTGGGAGGAGCGCGGCTATCACAACATCGGCGACCCCTGGAAGGAACAGCGTTACTCCTACCAGGAGGAGCCGGGGGACGGCCCGGAACTCTGA
- a CDS encoding deoxyribonuclease IV, whose protein sequence is MKSEQPGPSRNPVGGHVPVAGGLHSVGLSYARELRAETVQVFVANPRGWATPAGSPKQDEAFRAACAQESIPAYVHAPYLINFGSHTEATVEKSVESLRHSLRRGREIGALGVVVHTGSATGGRARDVALKQVRTRLLPLLDELTHDDDPFLLLESTAGQGASLCSRTWDFGPYFEALDAHPKLGVCLDTCHIFAAGHDLTGPGGMHRTLDLLVSTVGEGRLKLIHANDSKDVVGAHKDRHENIGAGHIGEDAFRALMTHPATAGVPLVIETPGGKEGHAADVERLKRLRDS, encoded by the coding sequence GTGAAGAGCGAGCAGCCGGGTCCTTCCCGCAACCCAGTCGGCGGCCATGTCCCGGTGGCCGGCGGTCTGCACTCGGTGGGGCTGTCCTACGCCCGTGAGCTGCGGGCCGAGACCGTGCAGGTCTTCGTCGCCAACCCGCGCGGCTGGGCCACCCCGGCGGGCAGCCCGAAGCAGGACGAGGCGTTCCGCGCGGCCTGTGCGCAGGAGTCGATCCCGGCGTACGTGCACGCCCCGTACCTGATCAACTTCGGCTCGCACACCGAGGCGACCGTGGAGAAGTCGGTGGAGTCGCTGCGGCACTCGCTGCGGCGCGGCCGGGAGATCGGGGCGCTCGGAGTGGTCGTGCACACCGGGAGCGCGACCGGCGGCCGGGCCCGGGACGTGGCGCTGAAGCAGGTGCGGACGCGTCTGCTGCCGCTGCTCGACGAGCTGACCCACGACGACGACCCGTTCCTGCTCCTCGAGTCCACCGCCGGGCAGGGCGCCTCGCTCTGCTCGCGGACCTGGGACTTCGGCCCGTACTTCGAGGCGCTGGACGCCCACCCGAAGCTGGGCGTCTGCCTGGACACCTGCCACATCTTCGCCGCCGGGCACGACCTGACCGGGCCGGGCGGGATGCACCGGACGCTTGACCTGCTCGTGTCGACCGTCGGCGAGGGGCGGCTGAAGCTGATCCACGCCAACGACTCGAAGGACGTGGTGGGCGCGCACAAGGACCGGCACGAGAACATCGGCGCCGGGCACATCGGCGAGGACGCGTTCCGCGCGCTGATGACCCACCCGGCGACCGCGGGCGTTCCGCTGGTCATCGAGACGCCCGGCGGCAAGGAGGGGCACGCGGCCGACGTGGAGCGCCTCAAGCGGCTCCGGGACAGCTGA
- the pknB gene encoding Stk1 family PASTA domain-containing Ser/Thr kinase — protein sequence MDMTLQDPLVGQVLDGRYRVDARIAVGGMATVYRALDIRLDRVLALKVMHPALAADGSFVERFIREAKSVARLAHPNVVQVYDQGADRSYVYLAMEYVAGCTLRDVLRERGALQPRAALDILEPVLAALGAAHRAGFVHRDMKPENVLIGDDGRVKVADFGLVRSVDSVTSTTGAVLGTVSYLAPEQVESGAADPRVDVYACGVVLYEMLTGEKPHDSDSPAVVLYKHLHEDVPAPSAVVPGLAHELDELVARGTARDPAVRPHDAVALLALLRMARGALRAEQLDAVPPQALADGHDIGEDRTSVIPRSLTVPRPLPVNEEDEGVLRTSRFEAPPVPERRRGGRRSRRGLLTLVVAVLIVLGAGAGVWYINSGQFTKVPPLLSKTEAEATARLKEAGLEVGSVEHAYSDTVKRGTVISTDPAAGKRIRSNDSVRLTISDGPETVRVPDVQGRTLGGAKLVLTTDGLEPGMVTREFSEDVPKGSVISSDPGAGIRRHAGTAIALVVSKGAPVDVPDVTGEDLDDARHELQDAGLKVTVSATEISSEYDQGQVARQTPAGDAQAAEGDTVTLTLSKGPELVEVPNVVGATVDDATRLLERSGFQVKEDRGLLGLFGDTVKKQSVGAGEQAPKGSTITITIR from the coding sequence GTGGATATGACCCTTCAGGACCCTCTCGTCGGGCAGGTGCTCGACGGCCGGTACCGCGTCGACGCGCGGATCGCCGTCGGCGGGATGGCCACGGTCTACCGGGCCCTGGACATCCGGCTGGACCGTGTGCTCGCGCTGAAGGTGATGCACCCGGCGCTCGCCGCCGACGGGTCCTTCGTCGAGCGGTTCATCCGGGAGGCGAAGTCGGTCGCCCGGCTGGCCCACCCGAACGTGGTGCAGGTCTACGACCAGGGAGCCGACCGCTCGTACGTGTACCTCGCCATGGAGTACGTCGCCGGCTGCACCCTGCGTGACGTGCTGCGCGAGCGGGGCGCGCTGCAGCCGCGGGCCGCGCTGGACATCCTGGAGCCGGTGCTGGCCGCGCTGGGCGCCGCGCACCGGGCCGGTTTCGTGCACCGGGACATGAAGCCCGAGAACGTGTTGATAGGGGACGACGGCCGGGTCAAGGTCGCGGACTTCGGGCTGGTGCGGTCCGTGGACTCCGTCACCAGTACGACCGGCGCCGTGCTCGGCACCGTGTCCTACCTCGCGCCTGAGCAGGTCGAGAGCGGGGCCGCCGATCCGCGCGTCGACGTCTACGCGTGCGGTGTCGTGCTGTACGAGATGCTCACCGGGGAGAAGCCGCACGACTCGGACTCGCCCGCGGTCGTCCTCTACAAGCACCTGCACGAGGACGTGCCGGCGCCGTCCGCCGTGGTGCCGGGGCTCGCCCACGAGCTGGACGAACTCGTCGCCCGCGGGACGGCCCGGGATCCCGCGGTCCGGCCGCACGACGCCGTCGCGCTGCTCGCCCTGCTGCGGATGGCGCGGGGCGCGCTCCGTGCCGAGCAGCTGGACGCCGTGCCGCCGCAGGCGCTGGCGGACGGGCACGACATCGGCGAGGACCGGACCAGTGTCATACCCCGGTCGCTGACGGTGCCACGGCCGCTGCCCGTCAACGAGGAGGACGAGGGGGTGCTGCGGACCAGCAGGTTCGAGGCGCCGCCGGTCCCGGAGCGGCGGCGCGGGGGCCGTCGGTCCCGGCGCGGGCTGCTGACGCTGGTCGTCGCCGTACTGATCGTCCTCGGTGCCGGCGCCGGCGTCTGGTACATCAACTCGGGGCAGTTCACCAAGGTCCCGCCGCTGCTGTCGAAGACGGAGGCCGAGGCCACCGCGCGGCTCAAGGAGGCCGGGCTCGAGGTCGGATCGGTCGAGCACGCCTACAGCGACACGGTGAAGCGGGGCACGGTGATCAGTACCGACCCGGCGGCCGGCAAGCGCATCCGCAGCAACGACTCGGTGCGGCTCACCATCTCCGACGGCCCCGAGACGGTGCGGGTGCCGGACGTGCAGGGGCGGACGCTGGGCGGGGCCAAGCTGGTGCTGACCACCGACGGGCTCGAACCGGGCATGGTGACGCGGGAGTTCAGCGAGGACGTGCCCAAGGGTTCGGTCATCTCGTCCGATCCGGGTGCCGGGATCCGGCGGCACGCGGGGACCGCGATCGCGCTCGTCGTCAGCAAGGGCGCCCCGGTCGACGTCCCGGACGTCACCGGCGAGGACCTGGACGACGCCCGGCACGAGCTCCAGGACGCCGGGCTGAAGGTGACGGTGTCCGCCACCGAGATCAGCTCCGAGTACGACCAGGGGCAGGTCGCCCGGCAGACCCCGGCGGGCGACGCGCAGGCCGCCGAGGGCGACACGGTGACGCTGACCCTGTCCAAGGGCCCGGAGCTGGTCGAGGTGCCGAACGTGGTCGGGGCCACCGTGGACGACGCGACCAGGCTGCTGGAGCGGTCCGGCTTCCAGGTCAAGGAGGACCGCGGGCTGCTCGGGCTGTTCGGCGACACCGTGAAGAAGCAGTCGGTGGGCGCCGGCGAGCAGGCGCCCAAGGGGTCGACGATCACGATCACCATCCGGTGA
- a CDS encoding thiazole synthase translates to MADDPFVLGGTTFSSRLIMGTGGAPSLEVLERALVASGTELTTVAMRRVDPGVRGSVLSVLDRLGIRVLPNTAGCYTAGEAVLTARLAREALGTDLIKLEVIADERTLLPDPVELLDAAETLVDDGFTVLPYTNDDPVLARKLEDVGCAAVMPLGSPIGSGLGIRNPHNFQLIVEHARVPVVLDAGAGTASDVALAMELGCAGVMLASAVTRARDPERMAHAMRAGVEAGRLARLAGRIPRRYLAEASSPAEGLAVLDPERPAF, encoded by the coding sequence ATGGCCGACGATCCGTTCGTCCTCGGGGGTACGACGTTCTCCTCCCGGCTGATCATGGGCACCGGCGGTGCGCCCAGCCTGGAGGTGCTGGAGCGGGCGCTGGTCGCGTCCGGGACCGAGCTGACCACGGTCGCGATGCGGCGGGTGGACCCGGGGGTACGGGGCTCCGTGCTGTCGGTGCTCGACCGGCTCGGGATCCGGGTGCTGCCCAACACGGCCGGGTGCTACACCGCGGGCGAGGCGGTGCTGACGGCCCGGCTGGCGCGGGAGGCACTGGGGACCGACCTGATCAAGCTGGAGGTCATCGCCGACGAGCGGACGCTGCTGCCGGACCCGGTCGAGTTGCTCGACGCGGCGGAGACGCTGGTGGACGACGGGTTCACGGTGCTGCCGTACACGAACGACGATCCGGTGCTGGCGCGGAAGCTGGAGGACGTGGGGTGCGCCGCGGTGATGCCGCTCGGGTCGCCGATCGGGTCGGGGCTCGGGATCCGCAACCCGCACAACTTCCAGCTGATCGTCGAGCACGCGCGCGTGCCGGTGGTTCTGGACGCGGGGGCCGGTACGGCGTCGGACGTGGCGCTGGCGATGGAGCTGGGGTGCGCCGGGGTGATGCTGGCGTCGGCGGTGACGCGGGCGCGGGATCCCGAGCGGATGGCTCACGCCATGCGGGCCGGGGTGGAGGCGGGGCGGCTGGCCCGGCTGGCGGGGCGGATTCCCCGCCGCTACCTCGCGGAGGCGTCGTCTCCTGCGGAGGGCCTGGCCGTGCTGGACCCCGAACGCCCCGCGTTCTGA
- the thiS gene encoding sulfur carrier protein ThiS — protein sequence MNLSVTISVNGERREIAPGTALDALVRSLTAAPSGVAAAVNETVVPRGQWATTGLADGDRVEVLTAVQGG from the coding sequence ATGAACCTCTCCGTCACCATCTCCGTCAACGGGGAGCGCCGGGAGATCGCCCCGGGCACCGCTCTCGACGCGCTCGTACGGTCCCTCACCGCCGCGCCCTCCGGGGTGGCCGCGGCCGTCAACGAGACCGTCGTACCGCGCGGGCAGTGGGCGACGACCGGGCTCGCCGACGGCGACCGGGTGGAAGTCCTGACCGCCGTGCAGGGAGGCTGA